The Haloarcula sp. DT43 genome includes a region encoding these proteins:
- a CDS encoding potassium channel family protein, whose product MTSTLDIIIAGGGRVGFQTAEILADRGHDVTIIERDERTVSDIADQWLATVIRGDATNPEIIDQAGIERADVIAALTGESGLNLAVCLAAGELNPDIRTVARIDRKGGEAYTEFVDAVVFPERAGSRVAANEILGSDVQTLADVTGNLDIMLIRVAEGAPAAGKALSDVRFPEGTVVVSDADGERIARADTTLTPGSSYVVAVEPDVVDEVLNLMRG is encoded by the coding sequence ATGACCAGTACTCTCGACATCATCATCGCGGGCGGTGGGCGCGTCGGCTTCCAGACGGCCGAGATACTCGCCGACCGCGGGCACGACGTAACGATTATCGAACGCGACGAGCGAACCGTCTCCGACATCGCCGACCAGTGGCTGGCGACCGTCATCCGCGGCGACGCGACGAACCCGGAAATCATCGACCAGGCGGGCATCGAGCGAGCGGACGTAATCGCCGCACTCACGGGCGAGAGCGGGCTGAACCTCGCGGTCTGTCTGGCCGCGGGGGAGCTGAACCCGGACATCCGGACGGTCGCGCGCATCGACCGCAAGGGGGGCGAGGCCTACACCGAGTTCGTCGACGCGGTGGTCTTCCCCGAGCGGGCCGGCTCCAGGGTGGCGGCCAACGAAATCCTGGGCAGTGACGTGCAGACGCTGGCCGACGTGACCGGCAACCTCGATATCATGCTCATCAGGGTCGCCGAGGGCGCTCCGGCGGCCGGGAAGGCGCTCTCTGACGTGCGCTTCCCCGAGGGCACGGTGGTCGTGTCGGACGCCGACGGCGAGCGAATCGCCCGCGCCGACACGACCCTGACGCCGGGCAGCAGCTACGTCGTCGCCGTCGAGCCCGACGTGGTCGACGAGGTGCTGAACCTGATGCGCGGCTAG
- a CDS encoding DUF6498-containing protein: MSLSGPGLGGERSRRAELLSVVVANALPVVGVLALGWSGVALLLLYWLELGIDSVWALVRALFAGRPPDVDADGLLVGPLAARRATLSVPRTGLRIYLTTLATLPLAVLILGIAWLVTGALLVGPVPRPGSETVRSVTLAGLGIFLLTGWDTVRNYFYNGAYREHNSQTAFGGLLFEMCTVFFGGVCTLVLVTAATNGPDAELGALAPGAAELPLLLTIVALKFASDLLGVYSDRLAVYFESYDREYGWSQAPPQPKSIDGTLPDAPTRLRPARLGRVLGGPLRLPRHPGAAYLGGLGLLVAALFAIGGAWTVVATVAVASVAIPLLLLCCDQLLRYGAVEYRVAPEAGAVVAYDRLLGEALWRIESWDERGLRVERTAVDALLGTETVTIEHADGDYVLPHVPDAAPVLAVFDRQPERDPGGAGGLGFVG, translated from the coding sequence ATGTCCCTGTCCGGACCGGGTCTGGGTGGCGAGCGCAGCCGTCGGGCGGAGCTACTCAGCGTCGTCGTCGCGAACGCGCTCCCGGTCGTCGGCGTCCTGGCCCTCGGCTGGAGCGGGGTCGCGCTGTTGCTCCTGTACTGGCTCGAACTCGGTATCGACTCGGTGTGGGCACTCGTCCGGGCGCTGTTTGCCGGTCGCCCACCGGACGTCGACGCCGACGGCCTGCTCGTCGGCCCGCTGGCGGCACGGCGGGCGACGCTCTCGGTCCCCCGTACCGGCCTCCGTATCTACCTGACGACCCTGGCGACGCTCCCGCTCGCCGTCCTGATTCTCGGGATAGCCTGGCTCGTCACCGGCGCGCTGCTCGTCGGCCCGGTGCCGAGGCCGGGTTCGGAGACGGTGCGCAGCGTGACGCTCGCGGGCCTCGGGATTTTCCTCCTGACCGGCTGGGACACGGTACGGAACTACTTCTACAACGGGGCGTACCGGGAGCACAACTCACAGACGGCGTTCGGCGGCCTCCTGTTCGAGATGTGTACCGTCTTTTTCGGCGGCGTGTGCACCCTCGTGCTGGTGACGGCGGCCACGAACGGACCGGACGCGGAACTCGGTGCGCTCGCTCCAGGCGCGGCCGAACTGCCGCTGTTGCTCACGATAGTCGCGCTCAAGTTCGCCTCCGACCTCCTTGGCGTGTACAGCGACCGGCTCGCCGTCTACTTCGAGTCATACGACCGGGAGTACGGGTGGTCGCAGGCCCCACCGCAGCCGAAGTCGATTGACGGGACGCTGCCCGACGCGCCGACCCGGCTCCGTCCGGCTCGGTTGGGGCGCGTCCTGGGCGGGCCGCTCAGGCTCCCACGACATCCGGGAGCCGCGTATCTCGGCGGGCTGGGGCTGCTCGTCGCGGCGCTGTTCGCAATCGGCGGGGCGTGGACCGTCGTCGCCACGGTGGCTGTCGCGAGCGTCGCCATCCCCCTGCTCCTGCTGTGTTGCGACCAGCTACTGCGCTACGGGGCGGTCGAGTATCGGGTCGCCCCCGAGGCCGGCGCAGTCGTCGCGTACGACCGGCTACTCGGCGAGGCGCTGTGGCGCATCGAGTCGTGGGACGAGAGGGGCCTCCGGGTCGAACGGACCGCCGTCGATGCCCTGCTCGGAACCGAGACGGTCACCATCGAGCACGCTGACGGCGACTACGTGCTGCCACACGTGCCCGATGCCGCCCCGGTGCTAGCGGTGTTCGACCGACAGCCGGAGCGGGACCCAGGGGGAGCGGGCGGCCTCGGCTTCGTCGGGTAG